A genomic segment from Clostridium pasteurianum BC1 encodes:
- a CDS encoding Rrf2 family transcriptional regulator — protein sequence MKISSRFSVAIHILSILSIAKDNVCTSELIAGSVNTNPVVIRRVTGMLKKAGLAGVHAGCGGAYLLKPIKNISLLDVYKAVEVVQPGGLFQIHEDCNTECPIGANIEDTLECVLLKAQGAMEEVLQSFTMEDIVKDILKKIE from the coding sequence ATGAAAATAAGTAGTAGATTTTCCGTAGCAATCCACATACTATCAATATTATCTATTGCAAAAGATAATGTATGTACTTCAGAATTAATTGCTGGCAGTGTAAACACTAACCCTGTGGTTATTCGAAGAGTTACTGGAATGTTAAAAAAAGCTGGATTAGCTGGCGTACACGCAGGATGTGGTGGGGCATATCTTTTAAAGCCTATAAAAAATATAAGTTTACTTGATGTATATAAGGCTGTAGAAGTAGTTCAACCAGGGGGACTTTTTCAAATCCATGAAGATTGCAACACTGAATGCCCTATAGGAGCTAATATTGAGGATACACTTGAGTGTGTTTTGCTTAAGGCTCAAGGAGCCATGGAGGAGGTACTCCAAAGTTTTACAATGGAGGATATTGTGAAAGATATATTAAAAAAAATTGAATAG
- a CDS encoding NADH:flavin oxidoreductase — MKTLFDKTIINKMELKNRLMRSATWENMADQKGHLTDRLIKLYEDLAKGGIGLIITSAIYLTENSKSLNGQLGLYSDEFIGEYKEFTSMIHKYGSKVLAQMSYASLKGEMLKPTDVTTEDIKAIATDFGDAAARAEKAGFDGVEIHAAHGFFLSQFLSSIHNQRRDNYGGNLENNSRIILEIYDEIRKRTSKDFIIFIKVNSIDANDYENAFKVCKYTCIQLSIKGIDGIEISGGNDITEYKESIYRDYAAEIAAEIQTPVILVGKNRTPDVMNEILNTTAIQYFSLSRPLISESNLVNLWEEDSDKAPKCISCGKCMNENGLMCIFNR, encoded by the coding sequence ATGAAAACATTATTTGACAAAACTATTATAAATAAAATGGAACTAAAAAACAGACTTATGCGTTCAGCTACATGGGAAAATATGGCGGATCAGAAGGGGCATTTAACAGACAGGCTTATTAAATTATATGAAGATCTTGCAAAAGGCGGGATAGGACTTATCATTACTAGCGCAATATATCTTACAGAAAACTCAAAGTCTTTAAATGGACAACTGGGTCTCTATAGCGATGAATTTATAGGAGAATATAAAGAATTTACTTCTATGATTCATAAATATGGCAGCAAAGTTTTGGCTCAGATGAGCTATGCAAGCCTAAAGGGAGAAATGTTAAAGCCTACTGATGTAACAACTGAGGATATTAAAGCAATAGCAACTGACTTTGGAGATGCAGCAGCCAGAGCTGAAAAGGCAGGATTTGATGGTGTTGAGATTCATGCTGCTCATGGATTTTTTCTAAGCCAGTTTTTAAGCTCTATTCATAACCAGAGAAGAGATAATTATGGTGGGAATCTTGAGAATAATTCTAGAATTATCCTAGAAATATATGATGAAATAAGAAAGAGAACCAGTAAAGATTTTATTATATTCATTAAGGTAAACAGCATTGATGCTAATGATTATGAAAATGCTTTTAAAGTTTGTAAATACACATGTATACAGCTTTCAATCAAAGGAATCGATGGTATAGAAATCAGTGGTGGTAATGATATAACTGAGTACAAGGAATCAATATACAGAGATTATGCAGCTGAAATTGCAGCAGAAATACAAACACCTGTAATTTTAGTAGGTAAAAATAGAACTCCTGACGTGATGAATGAGATACTGAATACAACAGCAATTCAATATTTCTCACTTTCAAGACCACTTATAAGTGAAAGTAATTTAGTAAATCTTTGGGAAGAGGATTCAGATAAAGCACCCAAATGCATATCCTGTGGTAAATGCATGAATGAAAACGGACTTATGTGCATTTTTAATCGTTGA
- a CDS encoding nitroreductase family protein, with translation MTKEIKNRRSIRKYTDKSVEEEKIIQLIDSARLAPSGMNAQPWHFVVVKSQSTREKLVEAAHNQKWMLSAPVFILCIADIAARIDGTEVITVDENSPQVELKGVIGDTSIAAEHIQLEANNLGLGTCWVGWYDQKDIRPILNIPSDKYVVGIVTVGYAAESPEPRPRKKIEEILHNEKWRTSFFKVNLFTVFF, from the coding sequence ATGACTAAAGAAATTAAAAATCGCAGAAGTATAAGAAAGTATACCGATAAATCAGTGGAGGAAGAGAAAATAATTCAATTAATTGATAGTGCAAGGCTTGCACCATCAGGTATGAATGCACAACCCTGGCACTTTGTTGTGGTAAAATCACAATCTACTAGAGAAAAATTAGTTGAAGCAGCTCACAATCAAAAATGGATGCTTTCAGCTCCAGTATTTATTCTATGTATTGCAGACATAGCTGCTAGAATAGATGGAACTGAAGTTATAACGGTAGATGAAAATAGTCCACAAGTAGAGCTTAAGGGTGTAATTGGTGATACATCAATTGCTGCTGAACATATACAGCTTGAAGCCAATAATTTAGGGCTGGGTACTTGCTGGGTTGGATGGTACGATCAAAAAGACATTAGACCAATTTTAAATATACCTTCTGATAAATACGTAGTTGGCATTGTTACTGTTGGTTATGCAGCTGAAAGTCCAGAACCTCGTCCAAGAAAGAAGATTGAAGAAATACTACATAATGAAAAGTGGCGAACTAGTTTTTTTAAGGTAAATTTATTTACAGTATTTTTTTAA
- a CDS encoding cation-translocating P-type ATPase, translated as MEIFQKSIEEILNGFQVDVSRGLNDVQVLENEKKYGKNQFSPSEKVSIIKKILEALKEPMIFILLIAALITIGMNLYKYFQGLHAEFTESIGILIAIGLSVGINIIMEGRSQKAFDTLNSINEDIKVKVLRNGDIQYIHKKDVVIGDIVKIDTGDKVPADGRLIDTLQLKVDESMLTGESAPVDKDSDIIIKEPKTSLSERKNMVFAGTFVTYGQGTIVVTSIGDKTEMGNIAEELKSTETKSTPLQEKLDKLAKSISLLGIIAAGLIFSYELFKIYTSNSLSFDTIQNAFMTSIALIVAAVPEGLPTVVAITLALNIIKMAGSNALVRKLVACETIGSINVICSDKTGTLTKNQMTVIDIWNNGDLLNPSDLKSRFMIENFTINSTADINIQENSVKFIGNPTECALLKAFSETDCSREPAQCSNYSSSGTICEAKCRDYVSDGNNEVAVDYTDIRNAAEVIYQYPFSSEKKSMTTVTKEDGIYNVYTKGSPEKVISLCDKIIINDEVQDFTDELKEKINNEIIKLQKQAKRILGFSHRNIDEVKGEWNKIQNKLEDSMIFDGFVSIADPLRDDVYDAIEKCKSSGINIKMLTGDNIVTATSIAKQLNMVNEDSIIVEAQQIDEMSDEELLKILDKIVVIARSKPLTKMRIVNLLKKTGNVVAVTGDGINDAPALKNADVGIAMGITGTEVSKEASDIILLDDSFSTIVKAVEWGRGIYENFQRFIQFQLTVNLIAVVTVIVCEILGKELPFTTIQLLWVNLIMDGPPALSLGLEALREHLMEKEPVKRDANIITGHMLSRIIVNGIFIIIMMMLLINNNILGGNAQQQNAIIFTSFVLFQLFNAFNSRELEDESIFKNLLKNKAMLLMIGLTFILQIIITQFGGEIFRTVPLSLTMWLKVIGYTFTVVIFSELIRFFRRTFSF; from the coding sequence ATGGAAATCTTTCAAAAATCAATTGAAGAAATTTTAAATGGATTTCAAGTAGATGTGTCTAGGGGGTTGAATGATGTTCAGGTATTAGAAAATGAAAAAAAATATGGTAAAAATCAATTTTCACCATCTGAAAAAGTATCTATTATAAAAAAAATATTAGAGGCATTAAAAGAGCCAATGATATTTATTCTATTAATTGCTGCATTGATAACCATTGGGATGAATTTGTACAAATATTTTCAGGGACTTCATGCTGAATTCACAGAAAGTATAGGTATATTAATTGCTATAGGGCTTTCTGTAGGTATTAATATCATTATGGAAGGAAGGTCACAAAAAGCTTTTGATACATTAAATAGCATAAATGAGGATATAAAAGTAAAAGTATTGAGGAATGGAGATATCCAATATATACATAAGAAAGATGTAGTAATAGGTGATATTGTAAAAATTGATACTGGCGATAAAGTTCCTGCTGACGGAAGATTAATAGATACTTTGCAGTTAAAAGTTGATGAATCCATGCTCACAGGAGAAAGTGCTCCCGTTGACAAGGATAGTGACATTATTATTAAAGAACCTAAAACCAGTTTGTCTGAACGTAAAAATATGGTTTTTGCAGGTACCTTTGTAACCTACGGACAAGGTACTATAGTTGTTACCTCCATTGGTGATAAAACAGAAATGGGAAATATTGCAGAGGAGCTTAAGAGTACTGAGACAAAATCTACCCCACTGCAGGAAAAATTAGATAAGCTTGCTAAATCCATAAGTTTATTGGGAATAATTGCAGCTGGTTTAATATTTTCCTATGAATTATTTAAAATTTATACAAGTAACAGTTTGTCTTTTGACACTATTCAGAATGCATTTATGACGAGTATAGCTTTGATAGTAGCTGCAGTCCCCGAGGGGCTGCCTACCGTAGTTGCCATAACACTGGCCTTAAATATAATTAAAATGGCAGGAAGCAATGCTCTTGTGAGAAAATTAGTTGCCTGTGAGACTATAGGAAGTATAAATGTGATTTGTTCTGATAAAACGGGAACTCTTACTAAAAATCAAATGACAGTAATAGATATATGGAATAATGGTGATTTATTAAATCCATCAGATTTAAAGAGCAGATTCATGATTGAGAATTTTACAATAAATAGTACTGCAGATATTAATATACAAGAAAATAGCGTAAAATTTATAGGTAATCCCACAGAATGTGCATTGTTAAAAGCTTTTAGTGAAACAGACTGTTCAAGAGAACCGGCACAATGTAGTAATTATTCTTCATCAGGTACTATATGTGAGGCAAAATGCCGTGATTACGTATCTGATGGCAATAATGAAGTAGCTGTAGATTACACTGATATAAGAAATGCCGCTGAGGTTATATATCAGTATCCATTTAGTTCAGAAAAGAAATCAATGACCACAGTTACCAAGGAAGATGGAATATATAATGTATATACAAAGGGTAGTCCGGAAAAGGTCATTTCATTATGCGATAAGATAATAATTAATGATGAAGTACAAGATTTTACAGATGAATTGAAGGAAAAAATAAATAACGAAATTATAAAATTGCAGAAACAAGCAAAGAGAATACTTGGATTTTCCCATAGAAATATTGATGAAGTAAAGGGAGAATGGAACAAAATACAGAATAAACTTGAAGATAGCATGATTTTTGATGGATTTGTTTCCATAGCAGATCCACTAAGAGATGATGTATATGATGCAATAGAAAAATGTAAGAGCTCTGGTATAAATATAAAGATGTTGACGGGAGACAATATTGTAACTGCCACTTCTATAGCAAAGCAATTAAATATGGTTAATGAGGACAGCATAATTGTTGAAGCACAACAAATAGATGAAATGTCTGATGAAGAACTTCTGAAAATATTGGATAAGATAGTAGTAATTGCGAGAAGTAAACCTCTCACTAAAATGAGAATAGTAAATCTACTAAAAAAGACTGGTAATGTAGTAGCTGTTACTGGTGATGGTATTAATGATGCACCAGCCTTAAAGAATGCAGATGTAGGAATTGCAATGGGTATAACTGGTACAGAGGTTTCAAAGGAAGCAAGTGATATTATTCTTCTGGATGATTCCTTCTCAACTATCGTCAAAGCAGTAGAGTGGGGAAGAGGAATATATGAGAACTTCCAGAGATTTATACAGTTTCAATTGACAGTAAATTTAATTGCTGTGGTTACAGTAATTGTCTGTGAAATACTGGGGAAAGAGCTTCCCTTTACTACTATACAATTGTTATGGGTAAATCTGATAATGGACGGTCCTCCAGCATTATCTTTAGGTCTTGAAGCTTTAAGAGAACACCTTATGGAAAAAGAGCCCGTGAAAAGAGATGCTAATATAATAACAGGGCACATGTTATCTCGCATAATAGTAAATGGCATATTCATAATTATTATGATGATGCTCCTAATAAATAATAATATTTTAGGTGGAAATGCTCAGCAGCAAAATGCTATAATATTCACTAGTTTCGTATTATTCCAGCTATTTAATGCCTTCAATTCCAGAGAATTAGAAGATGAAAGCATATTCAAGAATTTGTTGAAAAATAAAGCTATGCTGCTTATGATAGGCCTCACATTTATACTGCAGATAATAATAACTCAATTTGGAGGGGAAATTTTCAGAACTGTACCATTATCTCTTACAATGTGGCTAAAAGTTATAGGATATACTTTTACAGTTGTAATATTCTCAGAATTAATAAGATTTTTCAGAAGAACATTTTCTTTTTAA
- a CDS encoding DUF5110 domain-containing protein, translated as MPHGQTWVNFWDNKEYKGGQTITVDAPLDYMPIFIKKDSIIPTRDVQQYTGEKPLTNLILNTYLDNKANYSFYEDDGKTLDHNNGKYNVTNFDVKQAGNEIEFSQDKVKQNYNSSLQQYTLKLNNVNNPSKVEAANEKYTSVQSMDAMNNTNRSYFYDTNSKTLYVHIPVDENHNVKIHQ; from the coding sequence TTGCCACATGGGCAAACATGGGTGAATTTCTGGGATAATAAAGAGTACAAAGGTGGACAAACAATTACAGTTGATGCTCCATTAGACTATATGCCTATATTTATTAAAAAAGACTCTATCATCCCAACTCGTGATGTACAACAGTACACAGGAGAAAAACCATTAACAAACTTGATACTTAATACCTATTTAGATAACAAAGCAAACTACAGTTTTTATGAAGATGATGGCAAAACACTTGACCACAATAACGGAAAATATAATGTTACAAATTTTGATGTAAAACAAGCAGGAAATGAAATTGAGTTCTCTCAAGATAAAGTAAAACAAAACTACAATTCAAGCCTGCAACAATATACATTGAAATTAAATAATGTTAATAATCCATCTAAAGTTGAAGCAGCTAATGAAAAATATACAAGCGTTCAATCAATGGATGCCATGAACAATACAAATCGTTCTTATTTCTATGACACAAACAGTAAAACACTGTATGTTCATATTCCAGTTGATGAAAACCACAATGTGAAAATTCATCAGTAA
- a CDS encoding glycoside hydrolase family 66 protein — MKDSSLKDIATSTTSEANKVWTFTKKDSNYEIIHLINLRGESNNSWRDTNADYPIPTALSNFTVKYYYTNPVGSVSFVSPDYNNGKTYNVQFTKGTDANGNYITFTVPTLQYWDMIYIRQVNK, encoded by the coding sequence TTGAAAGATTCATCATTAAAGGATATTGCTACAAGTACAACTAGCGAGGCAAATAAAGTATGGACATTTACTAAAAAAGATTCAAATTATGAAATTATTCATCTGATAAACCTACGAGGAGAATCAAATAATTCTTGGAGAGACACTAATGCAGATTATCCAATACCTACTGCATTATCTAATTTTACTGTGAAATATTACTATACAAATCCAGTAGGGAGTGTATCTTTTGTTTCACCTGACTACAATAATGGAAAAACTTATAATGTACAATTTACAAAAGGAACTGATGCTAATGGAAATTACATTACATTTACAGTTCCCACTTTACAATACTGGGATATGATTTATATTAGACAGGTAAATAAATAA
- the map gene encoding type I methionyl aminopeptidase, producing MIEIKTKQEIEYMQEAGKILAACHKEIRKLIKPGITTMEIDSFVEKFLKEHNATPEEKGYMGYPYATCASVNDEICHGFPTKNHLKEGDIVTIDMVVNLNGWLADSAWSYAVGKISKEAEDLMKVTKECLYRGIKKAAVGNHIGDIGHEIQTYAESLGYSVVRDYTGHGIGQKMHDDICVPHYGKPGRGIKLREGMVITIEPMINIGSYETVEDKNGWTARTVDGSLSAQYEHTLAITKDGPIILTEQD from the coding sequence GTGATAGAAATAAAAACCAAACAAGAAATTGAATATATGCAGGAAGCAGGCAAAATATTGGCAGCATGCCATAAGGAAATTAGAAAATTGATAAAGCCTGGTATAACTACCATGGAAATAGATAGTTTTGTGGAAAAGTTTTTAAAAGAGCATAATGCTACTCCGGAAGAAAAAGGCTATATGGGATATCCTTATGCTACTTGTGCTTCAGTAAATGATGAAATTTGCCATGGATTTCCAACTAAGAATCATTTAAAAGAAGGAGATATTGTAACTATAGATATGGTGGTAAATTTAAATGGCTGGCTTGCTGATTCTGCCTGGTCTTATGCTGTAGGAAAAATATCAAAGGAAGCAGAAGATCTTATGAAGGTCACAAAAGAGTGCCTTTATAGAGGAATAAAGAAAGCTGCTGTGGGAAATCACATAGGTGATATAGGACATGAAATACAAACTTATGCAGAGTCTCTTGGATATTCTGTAGTAAGAGACTATACAGGACATGGTATAGGACAAAAAATGCATGATGATATATGTGTACCTCACTATGGTAAACCAGGAAGAGGTATAAAGCTTAGAGAGGGAATGGTAATTACTATAGAACCTATGATAAATATAGGCAGCTATGAAACTGTGGAAGATAAAAATGGATGGACAGCACGTACGGTAGACGGAAGTCTTTCAGCCCAATATGAACACACTCTTGCAATAACAAAGGATGGACCAATAATTCTAACAGAGCAGGATTAG
- a CDS encoding cation diffusion facilitator family transporter gives MTVKFIISHFIKNYDNINDKDVREKYGILSGIIGIIINLMLFIIEIILGIFTNSIAIIADAVHNLADVTSSLVTLIGFKLAGKPADKEHPFGHGRMEYVSALVVSFLILIVGFEFIKSSLQRILHPEPVNFNLITFIIILVAIPLKLWLSHFNKTLGKLIESSTLEATGADSLNDVAILGGVIISLLVSYFTHISIDGYVGMVVAIFILISGISFIKETLNPLLGEAPDPKLVKELRKGVLSYDYISGVHDLIIHNYGPGRTMASLHAEVPCNMPIMKIHDVIDTAEKELSEELDMFIVIHMDPICNNSAEVIKTKNSVIEILKNFPIVKSLHDFRIVGEGKNRKLIFDVVISFDNKISEEEKEILKNNIDTAVREANPFYSTIITVDQDYTH, from the coding sequence ATGACTGTAAAATTTATAATATCGCATTTTATAAAAAATTACGATAATATAAATGACAAAGATGTTAGAGAAAAATATGGAATTTTAAGTGGAATTATTGGAATTATAATTAATTTAATGCTCTTTATTATTGAAATCATCCTTGGTATTTTTACTAATAGTATTGCCATAATTGCAGATGCAGTCCATAATCTGGCAGATGTAACTTCTTCCTTGGTAACTCTTATAGGATTTAAACTGGCAGGAAAGCCTGCGGATAAAGAGCATCCTTTTGGACATGGAAGAATGGAATATGTTTCAGCACTGGTAGTTTCTTTCTTGATATTAATAGTAGGCTTTGAGTTTATAAAAAGCTCATTACAGAGAATATTACATCCAGAGCCTGTTAATTTTAATCTAATAACCTTTATAATCATACTTGTTGCTATACCCTTAAAGCTGTGGCTCAGTCACTTTAACAAAACTTTAGGCAAGTTAATTGAATCCTCTACTCTTGAAGCTACAGGAGCTGATTCCTTAAATGACGTAGCAATACTAGGTGGAGTTATAATATCTCTATTGGTATCGTATTTTACTCATATTTCTATAGACGGCTATGTAGGTATGGTGGTGGCAATTTTTATATTGATATCTGGAATTTCCTTTATAAAGGAAACCCTTAATCCATTGCTTGGTGAAGCTCCAGATCCTAAATTGGTAAAAGAACTGAGGAAAGGTGTGCTTAGCTATGATTATATTTCAGGAGTACATGATTTAATAATACACAATTACGGTCCAGGAAGAACCATGGCATCCCTTCATGCTGAAGTACCCTGCAATATGCCAATTATGAAAATTCATGATGTAATTGACACTGCCGAAAAAGAACTTTCTGAAGAACTGGATATGTTTATAGTTATACATATGGATCCCATATGTAATAATTCTGCTGAGGTAATCAAGACTAAAAATTCTGTTATAGAAATATTAAAAAACTTTCCCATTGTAAAATCCCTTCATGATTTCAGAATAGTTGGGGAAGGTAAAAATAGAAAATTAATATTTGACGTAGTTATAAGCTTTGACAATAAAATATCAGAAGAAGAGAAAGAAATCCTTAAAAATAATATTGATACGGCTGTAAGAGAGGCAAATCCTTTTTATAGTACGATTATAACTGTAGATCAAGACTATACTCATTAA
- a CDS encoding M18 family aminopeptidase, giving the protein MSTEIELAENLIDFIYESPSAFHAVTSIKKVLDKKGFIELNEGDRWELQKGGKYFVVRNDSAIISFIVGSGIIAKKGFKIIGAHTDSPSFRIKPCPEITSEKNYVKLNTEVYGGPILNTWLDRPLSLAGRVTVKGKDLLYPEAALVNIKRPIMIIPNLAIHMNRAINKGVELNRQTDVLPLLGLINNTLEKDNLLVKTIAKEFNIKADEILDFDLFLYEYDKGNIMGLNNEFVSSSRLDDLEMVHAGVIALSNSDVIEATSVLACFDNEEVGSSTKQGADSELLSSTLERIVISFGGDREDYFRALYKSFMISADAAHAVHPNRGDKSDPTNRPIINKGPVIKISSNQKYTSDSNSIAVYETICKKANIPVQKFVNRSDEPGGSTIGPISSTHVGIRSVDIGTPLLAMHSVRELCGVDDHFYVEKSFEEFYKL; this is encoded by the coding sequence ATGAGTACTGAAATAGAATTAGCTGAAAATCTTATAGATTTTATATATGAAAGTCCTTCTGCTTTTCATGCAGTAACAAGTATTAAAAAAGTCCTTGACAAAAAGGGATTTATTGAACTCAACGAAGGCGATAGATGGGAACTTCAAAAGGGTGGAAAATATTTTGTTGTTAGAAATGATTCAGCTATTATATCCTTTATTGTAGGGAGCGGAATTATAGCTAAAAAAGGTTTTAAAATTATTGGAGCACATACGGATTCACCAAGCTTTAGAATTAAACCCTGTCCTGAAATTACATCAGAAAAAAATTATGTAAAACTAAATACGGAGGTATATGGAGGACCAATCTTGAATACCTGGCTTGATAGACCCCTTTCTTTAGCAGGTAGGGTAACTGTAAAGGGAAAGGATCTACTTTATCCAGAAGCAGCCCTTGTGAATATAAAAAGACCAATTATGATTATTCCCAATTTGGCAATACACATGAATAGAGCAATTAATAAAGGGGTTGAACTAAATAGACAGACAGATGTGCTTCCACTATTAGGACTTATAAATAATACCTTAGAAAAAGATAATCTCTTAGTTAAAACTATAGCTAAGGAATTTAATATAAAGGCAGATGAAATACTTGATTTTGATCTTTTCCTATATGAATATGACAAGGGAAATATAATGGGACTTAATAATGAATTTGTTTCCAGCAGCAGACTAGATGATCTGGAGATGGTTCATGCAGGAGTGATAGCTCTTAGTAATTCTGATGTGATAGAAGCTACTAGTGTTCTAGCCTGTTTTGACAATGAGGAAGTGGGAAGTTCTACAAAACAAGGAGCTGATTCAGAATTACTTTCAAGTACTCTTGAAAGAATTGTCATATCCTTTGGTGGAGATAGAGAAGATTATTTTAGAGCTCTTTATAAAAGCTTCATGATTTCTGCAGATGCCGCTCATGCAGTTCATCCTAACAGGGGAGACAAAAGTGATCCTACTAATAGACCTATTATTAACAAGGGACCAGTTATTAAGATAAGTTCAAATCAGAAATATACTTCGGATAGTAATAGTATTGCTGTATATGAAACAATATGTAAAAAGGCAAATATACCAGTACAAAAATTTGTAAACAGATCAGATGAGCCAGGTGGTAGTACAATAGGGCCTATATCTTCTACTCATGTGGGTATAAGAAGTGTAGATATAGGAACGCCGCTGCTTGCGATGCACTCGGTAAGGGAACTATGTGGCGTTGACGATCATTTCTATGTAGAGAAATCTTTTGAGGAATTTTATAAATTATAA
- a CDS encoding MORN repeat protein produces the protein MEKLDTKYGVIKGISSMDYYKNGNPRDCVVTEVNELKTNYGTFIPQYENGSERRKHIKSFSFYDNGNLQSVYLEKQAKINTSIGILPAELITFYQNGNIKRIFPLNGQITAYWSELDEYKLAEDISFDLSVGKFEKKIIAVNFYEDGVVKSITFWPNNPVEITSPIGKVMARIGLAFYNSGKLKSFEPLKPTRVETPIGAITSYDTNALGIHGDLNSINFFEDGNIKSLITSSDTIEITTKAGEKKIYKPGLKVSVINDEVMEVVPMRVSFNDNKVCFNNSEDAYSIDECTFKVECIPLQTKSPCANCSGNSDCNGDCC, from the coding sequence ATGGAAAAGTTAGATACCAAGTATGGTGTTATTAAAGGTATATCTTCCATGGACTACTATAAAAACGGTAATCCACGAGATTGCGTTGTAACTGAAGTAAATGAATTAAAGACAAATTATGGAACTTTTATTCCACAATATGAGAATGGCAGCGAAAGACGTAAACATATTAAATCATTTTCTTTCTATGATAATGGAAATTTACAAAGTGTTTATTTAGAAAAGCAAGCTAAAATCAACACTTCTATAGGAATTTTACCAGCAGAATTAATTACTTTTTACCAAAATGGCAACATAAAACGTATATTCCCTTTAAATGGTCAAATTACAGCCTACTGGTCAGAACTAGATGAATATAAGCTAGCAGAGGATATTTCCTTTGATCTTTCTGTAGGAAAATTTGAAAAGAAAATTATAGCTGTAAATTTCTATGAAGATGGAGTTGTAAAGAGTATTACTTTTTGGCCTAATAATCCTGTAGAAATAACTTCACCCATTGGTAAAGTTATGGCACGTATAGGTTTGGCCTTTTACAATAGTGGAAAGCTAAAATCCTTTGAGCCACTTAAACCAACTAGAGTAGAAACTCCAATAGGTGCTATAACCTCTTATGATACAAATGCACTGGGTATTCATGGAGATTTAAATTCTATAAATTTCTTTGAAGATGGAAATATAAAATCACTGATAACTTCCTCAGATACTATAGAAATTACTACAAAGGCTGGAGAAAAGAAAATCTATAAACCAGGTTTAAAAGTAAGTGTTATCAATGATGAAGTTATGGAAGTAGTTCCAATGAGGGTAAGTTTCAATGATAATAAAGTTTGTTTCAACAACAGCGAAGATGCATATTCTATTGATGAATGTACTTTCAAAGTAGAATGTATACCTCTGCAGACTAAATCTCCTTGTGCAAACTGTTCTGGAAATTCAGACTGTAATGGTGACTGCTGTTAA